The segment CACAGCAGATTTAGTTGCGTGTGCGGCACTGGAGTGAATTATATGTGCTCTCTCGCGTTGACGGTGCTCGGTGTTTTGAATATAAACGTTTATTGCAAGCCTCAGCGAGGTGGAACGCACAGCACCAAGTTATTCTCCGCGCCACAACTACAAGGCTTGAAAGGGAATGCTGGTAATTATTTAACACACCAGCTGGCAGAGTGAATAGTGAATACAATCTGCAGTGACAAATCtggcattgaaattaaattgttgagaAAAACATGGCTGATTTTATTCACATTCAATTATGGCCCGTTAcatttcattcattaaaatataatagctAAATTCGGTTCTGCTCAGGTTCTGCTGCATTCATACGCTCTCGTTAGTCTGGACTTCGCATTTAGAAGGTGTAGAAATTCAGTGGCTCCTCCCTGTTAGGCAAATCGCACTGCTGCGATCAGCACCGCGAGCAGGCCAGGCATCATAATTAGAGATGCGGCACCTGAATTCGCATTTGGTTaagttttgaaacttttaaatcatattaaacATACTATTGCAACGTCTAGTGCTTAAATCTGGTTTGTACTCAGGCTTGCACGTGCACGAACCGGCTATGCAGTGTAACCTCTGGTTGTTGCCATCAGCTGCAATATAGCACTCGTCTGGTCTGTCACACCGATCGCCTAAaccttttaaacaatttttctgagTTAACCATTGTTTGGCCATGCAATTAATTAGAACCTTTATCCTCCCAGCATTTCATATCTGAAAAATGCGTTCTAGTCTTGCAGATGCACTCGCTCCTAAGGCACTCTGCTAAATCGCCAAACGCTACGGTGCACTGGATCGACTCTTCGCAGCGAGATTTGAATCCATCGGCTACCTCCAAACTGCAAATTAAACACAGAGCCtttgataaattgataaatctGCATGGGGAAATATATGcatttaatcattattttttaagtggtCAGCGAGTTACATCAAGAAGGGCTGCTGGGGTTTTCTGATCGCGGCTGGTAATTACTAACCATCTTTTGTTGTCGGCGGCAACCACAAAGCCCTCCTTGCACACACAAGTATTTTGGTAACATATAGAATTTGGCGTTGTGCACATGTCATTTCCATTGCATTTTGCATCCAgatcttgaaagaaaatagcACACAACATAAATCGTTTCTTTAGCGTTTTCGAAATTATTAAGAGTTAAAACCTTTTGATTCAATGCATGCTCCCAGTTGATTGAGCTTCGTGCCTGGTCTGCAAACGCATTGATAATCCTTACATTCAGTGTTTCTGTTTAATGTGCTGCACTGCATGTCTTCCTCGCAACCACCACCGATCCTATCCATCACTgaaatatatcaattaaaaaatgcattttatagCACTAAAATTACACCTACGTGGCAAGCATTTGCTCTTGTCAAttgattcaataaatttatcttcaCACTGGCACTTCCCTTGGCGACACTTTGATTCATTTATTCTGCATTCTCTGTCGCTTGTGCACGTTTGACCTTAAAAAAGTGGTAATAATTATACTGAACTAACAGAAAAAATCGTGCATCTTACTTGATCTAAATGATGTTATAGGCTCTATGCACTTTGCTTCATCCGCATAAAATTCGGACCCGTCCTTGCACTCGCACCGTCCACCAAAGCAATCAGCATTTGGTCCCCATTGGCTTTCGCACACCACCCCGGACGAGCACTGAATTTCAGGTAGTTGCTGCGGCGGTAAAGTGGTTGCCTCCTCGTCCACTGTCAGAAAATCCTGAATATTTAACCCCTCGGCACGAATCGGAGTAAAAATACAGTACCTTTGTCGTGGCTGTCGTGGTTGTGGTTATCGTGGTCGTGTGCTGAACCTGAGGCCAAAAGGGCAAGCAGCACGATCGCCAATAGTGGAGCAGACATGATTCGCCACTGCATGCAGACTTGTCAAGAAAAGGAGCAAAGGTGTGGCTACGGCTAGTTGCAGCTTCTTCTGATATCTAATACAAGCGCCGGTGTGGAGGCTACgcttttatgaaatattgcaGAGATAACAGGATGACTCGACTTGATAAGATAGAGACGAACACTCTCGCTCGCGTTTTCGGGAGATGCAGAATTCGATCGTCTTTTCCACTCCACAGACACAGCGTGCTGACGAAAATATCATTTCCTTTCTTGTCACATCCTTTGCCCTGCCCCAGATAAGCAAGGAGTCAAACGTATTCACTCGGTTTTACCTTATTGCTGTGCATTTTTCGCAGAAGCGCGTACTGCACTAAACACTGACTAACTAACCGGAAAGAAACCGCaaggagaaagagaggaaaacaaaatatgtgGTCTCTTCTCTGTTTAAACGAAAATGGGGATTCTGTTGCAAGGAGAACGCTCAACGTATTTGCTTTTGATACTTCTTCTGACTCATTTTTGACGcaagctcattgtcagctaaCAAGAActgtgttaattaaaaagtaaaacttgTGAGGTCATAAGTGAATGATGTATATTCGCACATTTGaaccataaaaaaattgaaatttaatttttacctttatttGGTCACCAATACCCACTCTAacagttttttcattttactccATTTGAAACACAGAAAGAATCACTGTAGATATCAATTATAGTCTCATAGTTAAAGCATATCATTCACAATTAGTGCCtttactttcaatttcaattcgtcgctttcaatttcaattcgtTGCTTTCACtgtaaatcttaaaaataataacaacaaagtTTCATCAATAAAACTATCAGGGattataaaatacatattaattgttttaaagcgatatatattaaaaaaatcctataTTTGAATCTCCtttgtttaaaactatttcaacTTGGATTCAGAATAATCATTTTGATCAACCTCAGCGCtctcattaataataatattaaataatattttcatttgtttaaaGTCTATATACGAAGCATGAAAGCGATCGTAAAAAACTTCTTGATGAGAGTGCATCACTGATCGGTTAAATCTGGTTATCTTAAAGgaaagaccaaaaatattaattgcaatcgaaataaggaaaaaagtaaaagaatAACGAGAATAACAATCAAGTAGGAAAACTACGGCTCCACTCGCGCCCTCATGAGCATGAAATCACGTGATCTGAATATAGATGAAACGCGGTGAAAGAGTACACGAATAGGTCAGTAGGGTGCTGCAGGGTGCAGAGTGAGAGGCTGATTGTGGGGCGAAAGAGGTTGACGCATCGTCAATGAAAACTAAAAGTGTCTGATTTCATCGTTTATCTTTTATATCGATTCAGCTATCCGCTTgccaatttttgcattttttccttgcCACCACtccaattttataattaatttcagctgaTATGTATAGTTTTTCATGCCAAGCTAGTTTGGGAAGTCAGTAAGTTTAGTATGTACATATTACTGTCATtctctttttctcatttttccgCACTTACTCACATATAAGTTTCCTTCTTatcaaactaataaaaatcagtccaTGCAATGCTGGTTATAAAGTAAAGCTGTGATTTAAATGAGTTTAGGAAAAGGATAAATTTagtgaatttttgtaaacgCTTGATGAAACCCCGGCCTGGATTACACACTGGCTTCCGTCAAAGAGTTGATTTTTGCTACACtataatttgtatttgaaaaatgcgaccactcgaggttgtttccatgtttaatataattaaaaccttcatcctcgttgtcaactACATATAATTTGtgtttcataattattattcatcttggtagcggaaaaattttgcatttctcaCAAACCAAAGCCGAGTTTTCTTGTtggttgcaagaaaagggcaacaatatattcgacagtgaaaatttgggttcTTGTTGAGCGATGCGCAATTGTTAcctattgttaaattaattattgttaattattttcacaaggTTGAGCAGTTTTGCCATTGGTTATGCATACCATTttataagtaaaaatatatcattattattataaccATGCCacttaaaagtttatttatttgtgattttgtgCCTCACCACTTATCAAAAGAGTCTCCAAATTATACCGAGAAACCCGCGCCTGGCGCTCCATGCACGCAATGTCACGTCACGTGCTCTGCCGGCAGCCGGCTGTTTAGTTGACAACAGAGACACGCCTCTTTTACTTTCGTTGTTGATGACACCGTAATAATCTGCGTacaaaataacataatttagAACAGGCACTGCACAATCTCGTCCTTGTTTCTTATCTGTCTCGTCGAGTCCGTCCGATAGTCCATCCATTTTTTACTATAGCAGGTGATTTAAATTGCTTACTGCTTTACCTTTGTCCGTTGAAGTATAAAATCGCATACAATTGTCTTGTTTTTATCCAGACCCAGATACTCGATCTGTTCATCATGAGCCGAAGACAGGTTCTGAAAGAGCTGCGGCAGATCATGAAAGTCAAGGAATTTGTAGGACCTGAGCCAATTCACGCCTACATCATATCATCTGGAGATGCTCACCAAGTGCGTCACTTTCCATTGCGTGGGTCTGAGTTAGGCTTGTCCCCTTAATTTTAAGGTGAAACCTTTGAGAGGTTGAAGAGTGACACATGAGGGGACACATGCATTGGGTGAGTCCAAATTAGCCTGACCCCTCAACTGACCCGTCatcttttagaaaaaaataagggGTCAAGCTCACTCGGACTAACCCATGACTCCCATGAGGGGACAAGCCTATGGAACTCAGACCCACCCATTGAACAACTTTTCCTTAGacaagcaaattttatcatttgataGAGCGAGTATCTGGCAGATTGTGACAAGAGGAGAGCCTTTATTTCTGGATTCACTGGGTCTGCTGGTACAGCCATTGTGACTGATGACCATGCATGCATGTGGACAGACGGCAGATATTTCTTGCAAGCGACCAGAGAAATGTCATCTGATTGGACCCTTATGAAAGATGGTAGACTAGCAGAAAAAGATGTAACAATAATTTGACCATAAACTTTCAGGCATTCCAACAACTCCTACGCAAGCAACTTGGTTGTCCAAGAACCTGGCAAGGAATTCAAGAGTGGGTTTCGACccttatttaatttcccaCAGCGAGTACCGTCCACTGAAGGCACATCTTGAATCGGCTGGAATTTACTTGGTAGCCGTGGAAAAAAACCTGGTTGATGTTGTCTGGGACAAGGAAAGACCAGAACGTCCCAATGGACCTGTAATTCCTTTAGGGCTAAAATACTCAGgtaataatgattttaagttATGACACATGCGGGTCATAAAACCATGTAAAATTGATTGGCTTCAGGAAAGTTGCTATATTCCGTGTAGTAATAGTCCACTGCAAAGAACTGATAAtagcacaaaaatttcaagtgtttTCAAGAATAAAAGTCAAGTAGCACTCGAGTGTTTAATGGAAAGCTGTTACACTATTGTTGTGGACGTTTTAGGGTTTAAAAAGCGTTTATTATCATTgcttccaataaaaattatttcaggagTCACGAGCGCGTCAAAAGTCAGTGATGTTCGAGAGCAGATGGCAGAGAAGAATGCGGCCCTCATTGTCTTTACAGCTTTGGATGACATTGCATGTTAGTATCAAAGCTAATCAGACAGCTGCAGTTTAAAGAACTATTTCGTTTAACAGGGCTGTTCAACTTACGTGGATCAGACATTTCGTTCAATCCAGTCTTCTTCTCTTACGCCACTGTGAGCCAAACCTCTGCTGTCCTGTACATCGATGAATCAAAACTTCCTCCGGAAATTCACCAGCACTTTGAAACTGAGGGTATCCAAGTCACTTTTTCCCCGTATAAGGCAATCACAACCTGCATTGAGTCAGCAGTAAATGAACTTGTAAGAAGTTCCATTTAACCATCaccatacaaatttaataaataaattcatttgcaGAGTCCTTCCGACAAGATTTGGATTTCTGAAAAATCCAGTATTGCCCTGACTAGTCTAGTGCCTGAGAACATGCTCCTGACAGACATCAGCCCTGTTTCTCTGATGAAAACTATCAAAAATGCCACAGAAGTTGATGGCATGATTAATGCGCACATCAGAGATGCTTCGGCTCTGTGCAGATACTTTGCCTGGCTTGAGAAGGAGGTTGCTCTAGGAAACAAAGTCACAGAGATCTCTGGCGCTACCAAACTGGAGCAGTTTCGATCGTAAGAAATCACTGCCAAGTAAATGTTGCCTTTTATAACATAATataacttcattttttaaggGAGTTGGATGAGTTTGTTGGACTCAGCTTTGAAACGATTTCTTCTGTTGGTTCTAATGCTGCAATCATCCACTATTCGCCTGACCCCACGACTGACAGACCAATCACAGACCAGCACATTTATCTTTGTGATTCAGGAGCACAATTCAAGTATGTGGCATTTTGATATAATatgctgtttaaaattttaaactcgtaTTCCAACTCTAGAGATGGGACAACTGATGTTACTCGCACAATTCATCTCGGCACTCCTACTGATTTTGAAAAGGAGAGCTTCACCAGAGTGTTCAAGGGAGCCTTTGCTATCCGAAGCTGCATATTCCCAAATAAACTCAAGGTATTgtaaaatggatttaatttgttgaaaaacgAGGCTAGAAATTGCGTTTATATCAGAGTCTTGTATTTGTTTGCTCTGCTGTAtagttttgctttaaatttaaaaatcctaaaatatCAGCCTTTAACTTAAACCCATATTTATTATCC is part of the Cloeon dipterum chromosome 1, ieCloDipt1.1, whole genome shotgun sequence genome and harbors:
- the ApepP gene encoding xaa-Pro aminopeptidase 1, translated to MSRRQVLKELRQIMKVKEFVGPEPIHAYIISSGDAHQSEYLADCDKRRAFISGFTGSAGTAIVTDDHACMWTDGRYFLQATREMSSDWTLMKDGIPTTPTQATWLSKNLARNSRVGFDPYLISHSEYRPLKAHLESAGIYLVAVEKNLVDVVWDKERPERPNGPVIPLGLKYSGVTSASKVSDVREQMAEKNAALIVFTALDDIAWLFNLRGSDISFNPVFFSYATVSQTSAVLYIDESKLPPEIHQHFETEGIQVTFSPYKAITTCIESAVNELSPSDKIWISEKSSIALTSLVPENMLLTDISPVSLMKTIKNATEVDGMINAHIRDASALCRYFAWLEKEVALGNKVTEISGATKLEQFRSELDEFVGLSFETISSVGSNAAIIHYSPDPTTDRPITDQHIYLCDSGAQFKDGTTDVTRTIHLGTPTDFEKESFTRVFKGAFAIRSCIFPNKLKGNYLDTLARKPLWDIGLDYLHGTSHGIGSYLNVHEGPIGITYKNCPHDPGMQANMFLSNEPGYYEDGSFGIRIENIVRVVPATARFNFKDRGFLTFEDVTVVPLQTKMFVKSLLTTEEINYINEYHAKCLELVGPLLQKGNHHEALQWLQRETQPI
- the LOC135936250 gene encoding fibulin-2-like, giving the protein MQWRIMSAPLLAIVLLALLASGSAHDHDNHNHDSHDKVDEEATTLPPQQLPEIQCSSGVVCESQWGPNADCFGGRCECKDGSEFYADEAKCIEPITSFRSSQTCTSDRECRINESKCRQGKCQCEDKFIESIDKSKCLPLMDRIGGGCEEDMQCSTLNRNTECKDYQCVCRPGTKLNQLGACIESKDLDAKCNGNDMCTTPNSICYQNTCVCKEGFVVAADNKRCLEVADGFKSRCEESIQCTVAFGDLAECLRSECICKTRTHFSDMKCWEDKGLGDRCDRPDECYIAADGNNQRLHCIAGSCTCKPEYKPDLSTRRCNSAASLIMMPGLLAVLIAAVRFA